The Bacillus zhangzhouensis region GTCTTCTAAATCTTTAATAGTACAGTCATCAAAGGACATTGCTTGTTTAACCATTGCAGTTGAAGTCCATTTATAAAATAAGGCTAAAACCCAAAAATTAAGATTCATCTGAAAACCCTCCCTTTAATTTAAGGATTTCTAATTGCATTTCTGCAAGTTTTTGCCCCAACGTTGTCTTCATTCTATCCGACTGTTGACGTGCTATTTTTTCTAGCGCCAATTGCTCTCCTAGAACCAGTAATTGTCTTTCAACATTTGATAACGGCTTTTCATTACTCTCGGATAGATACTCATTCCACGCGGCTTCCAATACTTCGTCCGAAGGCATAGGATCGTCTAAAGACCATTTGTCTATAAACTGCCCTTCTCCGTCATCCCGTACTGAATAATCTCTACCTAACTCTGCATAAGGGTAC contains the following coding sequences:
- a CDS encoding XkdW family protein, producing the protein MNKALAIKYLYPYAELGRDYSVRDDGEGQFIDKWSLDDPMPSDEVLEAAWNEYLSESNEKPLSNVERQLLVLGEQLALEKIARQQSDRMKTTLGQKLAEMQLEILKLKGGFSDES
- a CDS encoding XkdX family protein, with amino-acid sequence MNLNFWVLALFYKWTSTAMVKQAMSFDDCTIKDLEDGIQQGYVTPEQYEQITGVSFDKPAASADLGTTAS